A region from the uncultured Draconibacterium sp. genome encodes:
- a CDS encoding HD domain-containing protein, producing the protein MDYDFCQMSSKLKEKIFHNIQEVADQIGTETYVIGGYVRDLFLERTSKDIDIVTIGSGIEFANAVAGTLKPKPRVSVFKNFGTAMFKYKDLEIEFVGARKESYQRNSRKPIVEDGTLEDDQNRRDFTINAMAFGLNNHNFGELVDPFNGIDDLKNKIIRTPLDPDVTFSDDPLRIMRAIRFATQLDFEIEDKTLQAITRNKNRIKIISAERIIEELNKIILSDKPSKGFKLLEETGLLAIIFPELQKMKGIDKVKGIGHKDNFYHTIEVLDRLAPNSNNLWLRWSAILHDIAKPKTKRFVDGLGWTFHAHNFVGVKMIPKIFKRMKLPLNEKMKYVQKMVGLHMRPIVLSEDIVTDSAVRRLLFEAGDDIDDLMTLCEADITSKNPEKVKRYMKNFKIVRQKLKEIEEKDAIRNFQPPVDGELIMKTFNLGPCREVGTLKDAIKDAILDGEIHNNFEEAFDFMMKKAKEMGLTTEN; encoded by the coding sequence ATGGATTACGATTTTTGTCAGATGAGCAGCAAACTAAAAGAGAAAATTTTTCACAACATACAAGAAGTGGCCGACCAGATTGGTACCGAGACTTATGTTATTGGAGGTTACGTGCGTGATTTATTTCTTGAACGCACTTCGAAAGATATAGATATAGTTACCATAGGCAGCGGGATTGAATTTGCCAACGCAGTAGCAGGTACTCTTAAACCGAAACCACGTGTTAGTGTATTTAAGAATTTTGGCACCGCCATGTTTAAATACAAGGACCTGGAAATTGAATTTGTTGGTGCTCGTAAAGAATCGTACCAGAGAAATTCAAGAAAGCCAATAGTGGAAGACGGCACACTTGAAGACGACCAGAACCGGCGGGATTTTACCATTAATGCAATGGCCTTTGGTTTAAACAACCATAATTTTGGAGAACTTGTAGATCCTTTTAACGGAATAGATGATTTAAAAAATAAAATTATCCGCACACCACTCGACCCGGACGTGACATTCTCTGATGACCCCTTAAGAATAATGCGTGCCATTCGGTTTGCCACGCAATTAGATTTTGAAATAGAAGACAAAACACTTCAGGCAATAACGCGCAACAAAAACCGGATTAAAATTATTTCGGCTGAACGAATTATTGAAGAACTCAACAAAATTATTTTATCTGATAAACCCTCGAAAGGATTCAAACTTTTAGAGGAAACAGGTTTACTGGCCATTATATTTCCTGAATTGCAAAAAATGAAAGGAATTGATAAAGTTAAAGGTATTGGCCACAAGGATAACTTTTACCACACCATTGAAGTTTTAGATCGCCTGGCACCAAATTCAAATAACTTATGGCTACGTTGGTCGGCCATACTGCACGATATTGCAAAGCCTAAAACCAAACGATTTGTAGATGGTCTTGGATGGACCTTTCATGCCCATAATTTTGTAGGGGTTAAAATGATTCCTAAAATTTTTAAACGCATGAAGCTGCCCTTGAACGAAAAGATGAAATACGTTCAGAAAATGGTTGGCTTGCACATGCGCCCCATTGTTCTCTCGGAAGATATTGTAACCGACTCTGCGGTGCGTCGCCTCTTATTTGAAGCAGGCGACGACATTGACGACCTGATGACCCTTTGCGAAGCTGACATTACCTCGAAAAACCCGGAGAAGGTAAAACGTTACATGAAAAATTTTAAAATTGTTCGGCAAAAATTAAAGGAAATCGAAGAAAAAGATGCCATTCGGAATTTCCAACCCCCTGTTGATGGTGAATTGATTATGAAAACCTTTAACCTTGGGCCTTGTCGCGAAGTTGGAACACTAAAAGATGCCATTAAAGATGCGATACTGGATGGCGAAATCCATAATAATTTTGAAGAAGCATTTGATTTTATGATGAAAAAAGCCAAGGAGATGGGGCTAACAACGGAAAATTAA
- a CDS encoding endonuclease, whose translation MKSILFCLSLILIITNANAQEHDSFSLVFYNVENLFDTRNDSLTADDEFTPAGDRHWTRKRFDKKIVQLSKVILAVDGWEMPDLIALCEVENRYVLQELTTKTPLQQSKYKIIHKESPDPRGIDVALLYNPVSFYPIAYNYYPLVNSDGNVRRSREILHVEGVVNGKDTLHVFVNHWPSRYSGLLKTRPARQQAAQLLAFKYQEIIRENRQAKVVILGDFNDQPLDESLHKYLGAVSPESEEYVNADLLNLSWQWMNEPEGTLKYQRQWYVFDQVIVSGGLINAGNGLYTNAKKAEICNLPFLFESDKTHGGRKLFRTYSGYRYNGGFSDHLPVKLTLLTH comes from the coding sequence ATGAAATCGATACTTTTTTGTTTATCCCTGATATTAATTATTACCAATGCTAACGCACAGGAGCATGATAGTTTCTCACTTGTATTTTATAACGTCGAAAACTTATTTGATACACGAAACGATTCACTTACAGCCGATGATGAATTTACCCCGGCAGGCGATCGGCATTGGACAAGAAAACGTTTTGATAAGAAAATAGTACAACTCTCAAAAGTAATACTGGCAGTTGATGGATGGGAAATGCCCGATTTGATAGCGCTTTGCGAAGTAGAAAATCGCTATGTTTTGCAAGAGCTGACAACAAAAACTCCTTTGCAACAAAGTAAATATAAAATCATTCATAAGGAATCTCCGGATCCACGCGGAATTGATGTGGCGCTTCTTTATAATCCTGTATCTTTTTATCCCATTGCGTATAATTATTACCCACTTGTAAATTCCGACGGAAATGTCCGGCGATCTCGAGAGATTCTTCATGTGGAAGGTGTTGTAAATGGGAAAGACACCCTGCATGTTTTTGTTAACCATTGGCCATCGCGTTATTCAGGCTTGTTAAAAACCCGGCCGGCACGGCAACAGGCGGCACAATTGCTCGCCTTTAAATACCAGGAAATTATTCGCGAAAACCGACAGGCAAAGGTGGTTATTCTTGGTGATTTTAATGATCAGCCCCTAGATGAAAGCCTGCATAAATACCTCGGCGCTGTTTCTCCGGAGAGTGAAGAATATGTAAATGCGGATTTATTAAATCTTTCGTGGCAATGGATGAACGAACCTGAAGGTACTTTAAAGTACCAGAGGCAATGGTATGTTTTTGATCAGGTGATTGTATCGGGAGGCTTAATTAATGCCGGCAACGGTTTGTATACGAATGCTAAAAAGGCTGAAATTTGTAATTTGCCATTTTTATTCGAATCAGACAAAACGCATGGTGGCCGAAAATTATTCAGGACCTACAGCGGATATCGCTACAATGGTGGGTTTAGCGACCATTTGCCGGTTAAGCTAACGTTGCTGACGCATTAA
- a CDS encoding right-handed parallel beta-helix repeat-containing protein: protein MVRYLLQILAAALVLVMLFSCEDEGYMTSTDAQLQFSVDTVTFDTIFTTIGSTTRRFTVHNPYEEDVLISRIRLAGGDASNFRLNINGYLGSELYEIALPAKDSIYIFVEVTIDPNGQNLPMVVQDSIEFTTNTNFQSILLEAYGQDFKLIKGERLETTTWTAEKPYLVYDYAYVDSLATLTIEPGTKIYFHKDAGLYVRGKIIANGTYDFPIQLRADRLEPSYENIPDQWNGVVLFSGSHNNLLNYVSIKNANIGLQVGTIENEGYASVELTNSKIENMAYAGIFALKSKIYAYNDVIANCGYYATALLVGGEYEFYQTTIANYWGNYGAKVRATPSLVISNVLIVENSSGEQISYNGDLTKATFGNSIIYGNIGNEMELGDNEENIFNYFFDHCIIQAPDTLDTSNKDHYVNVLLGSDYDPRFVDPYDDFNYELDTLTAAKDVGSAVYSKLFPLDLLNKSRTSDDGPDLGAYERIEK, encoded by the coding sequence TTGGTTAGATATTTACTTCAGATACTGGCAGCAGCCCTTGTGCTTGTTATGTTGTTCTCGTGTGAGGATGAGGGATATATGACGTCTACTGATGCGCAATTACAATTTTCTGTAGATACCGTTACCTTCGATACAATTTTTACTACCATTGGATCAACTACCCGGCGATTTACGGTGCACAACCCATACGAGGAAGATGTATTGATTTCAAGAATTCGACTGGCTGGTGGCGATGCTTCAAATTTTAGATTAAACATTAATGGTTATTTGGGAAGCGAGCTGTATGAAATTGCACTTCCGGCCAAAGACAGTATCTACATTTTTGTTGAAGTTACCATCGATCCTAACGGGCAAAACCTGCCAATGGTTGTTCAGGATTCTATTGAATTTACTACCAATACAAATTTTCAAAGCATTTTACTTGAAGCCTATGGGCAGGATTTTAAATTAATTAAAGGAGAACGTCTGGAAACCACAACATGGACAGCAGAAAAGCCTTACCTGGTTTACGATTATGCTTATGTTGATAGTTTGGCAACCTTAACAATTGAGCCCGGTACTAAAATTTATTTTCATAAAGATGCCGGTTTGTACGTGCGGGGTAAAATAATTGCCAATGGTACTTATGATTTTCCTATACAATTACGAGCAGATCGTTTGGAACCATCTTACGAAAATATTCCCGATCAGTGGAATGGGGTGGTTTTATTCTCAGGAAGCCATAATAACCTGCTTAACTATGTTTCAATAAAAAATGCAAATATTGGGCTGCAGGTTGGAACAATTGAAAATGAAGGTTATGCATCAGTCGAACTTACCAACTCGAAGATTGAAAATATGGCCTATGCCGGCATATTTGCATTAAAATCAAAAATATATGCTTACAACGATGTAATTGCTAATTGTGGTTATTATGCCACAGCCTTGCTGGTTGGTGGAGAATATGAGTTTTACCAAACTACAATTGCCAATTATTGGGGCAACTATGGTGCAAAGGTACGTGCTACACCGTCGCTGGTAATTTCAAATGTATTGATTGTAGAAAACTCAAGCGGAGAGCAAATTTCTTATAACGGAGACTTAACAAAGGCCACATTTGGTAATAGTATAATTTACGGGAATATCGGTAACGAAATGGAACTTGGCGATAATGAAGAGAACATCTTCAATTACTTCTTCGATCATTGTATCATTCAGGCTCCCGATACGCTGGATACCAGCAACAAAGACCACTACGTTAACGTATTGCTGGGTAGCGATTACGACCCTCGTTTTGTTGACCCTTATGATGATTTCAACTATGAACTGGATACACTGACTGCAGCTAAAGATGTTGGATCTGCGGTTTATTCAAAACTATTTCCGCTCGACTTATTAAATAAGAGCCGGACAAGCGATGATGGCCCTGATTTGGGCGCCTACGAACGCATCGAAAAATAA
- a CDS encoding sodium:solute symporter has product MSPYLVLGIVLGYFVVLIIISWFTSRKADTQAFFTANRKSPWYLVAFGMVGATLSGVTFISVPGEVGNSAFSYLQFVFGNIVGYWLVAGILLPLYYRMNLVSIYSFLDTRFGPKSYKTGSFFFLISKLVGAAFRLFLVAGVLQIAFFDAFNIPFALTVVVTIALIWVYTFKGGIKTIVWTDTLQTLFLVSAVVFTIVAISRSMNLNMAGLIETITEDNNSRLFFWDWRMGNNFFKQFISGMFITIVMVGMDQDMMQKNLTCKNKREAQKNMLVFSLAFLLTVVLFLCLGVMLYIFAREHGISIPETTDDLYPMLALKYFGLPVGIAFLLGITAAAYSSADSALTALTTSFTVDFLKIERFDEKKKQRLKMLSHLFFSVLLILVILLFKAVNNESIVVAVFKVAGYTYGPILGLFLFGIYSKRKVNDKAVPAVAIIAPVLCYFISIYSELLFNGYQFGFELLILNGAFTVLGLLLISKKHAVKN; this is encoded by the coding sequence ATGAGCCCTTATTTAGTTCTCGGAATTGTACTTGGTTATTTTGTGGTACTTATAATAATTTCGTGGTTTACATCGCGCAAAGCAGATACCCAGGCTTTTTTTACTGCTAACCGAAAATCGCCCTGGTATTTAGTTGCCTTTGGGATGGTAGGAGCTACACTCTCGGGGGTAACCTTTATTTCAGTTCCGGGCGAGGTGGGAAATTCAGCGTTTTCATACTTGCAGTTTGTGTTTGGTAATATTGTAGGTTATTGGCTGGTTGCCGGAATTTTACTTCCCCTGTATTACCGGATGAATTTGGTTTCCATCTATTCTTTTCTCGACACCAGGTTTGGTCCAAAATCCTATAAAACCGGCTCATTTTTTTTCCTGATATCGAAACTTGTTGGAGCAGCCTTTCGGTTGTTTCTTGTTGCAGGTGTTTTGCAAATAGCATTTTTCGATGCATTTAATATTCCTTTCGCATTAACAGTTGTTGTTACCATTGCCCTTATTTGGGTTTATACCTTTAAAGGCGGTATAAAAACAATTGTATGGACCGACACCCTTCAAACCTTGTTTTTGGTGAGTGCAGTGGTATTTACCATCGTTGCCATTTCTCGGAGTATGAACTTAAACATGGCGGGTTTAATCGAAACAATTACTGAAGATAACAACTCCAGACTGTTCTTTTGGGACTGGCGCATGGGCAACAACTTTTTTAAGCAATTTATATCGGGGATGTTTATTACCATTGTTATGGTTGGTATGGATCAGGATATGATGCAGAAAAACCTGACCTGTAAAAACAAACGCGAAGCTCAAAAAAATATGCTTGTATTTAGCCTGGCTTTTCTTTTGACGGTGGTGCTATTTCTATGTCTTGGAGTGATGCTTTACATTTTTGCCCGTGAACACGGAATAAGTATACCTGAAACTACCGACGACCTTTATCCGATGTTGGCATTAAAATATTTCGGGTTACCTGTTGGTATTGCCTTTTTATTGGGAATTACGGCAGCGGCTTATTCAAGTGCCGACTCGGCTTTAACGGCTTTAACAACTTCGTTCACAGTCGACTTTTTAAAGATAGAACGATTTGACGAGAAGAAAAAACAGCGTTTAAAGATGCTTTCACATTTGTTCTTTTCGGTACTGCTTATTCTTGTAATTTTGTTGTTTAAAGCAGTTAATAATGAAAGTATTGTGGTAGCTGTTTTTAAAGTGGCAGGATATACCTACGGGCCAATTTTGGGTTTGTTCCTGTTTGGCATTTATTCAAAACGAAAAGTAAACGACAAAGCTGTGCCGGCAGTTGCAATAATAGCCCCGGTATTGTGTTATTTTATTTCAATTTATTCTGAATTATTGTTTAACGGTTATCAGTTTGGATTTGAGTTGCTAATTCTGAATGGAGCCTTTACGGTGCTGGGTTTGTTACTCATTTCTAAAAAACATGCTGTAAAAAACTAA
- a CDS encoding DUF1343 domain-containing protein, whose protein sequence is MNRIFYVIVLCFFISGCSARKEKDIVVGAERSMLYLNLLGDKQIGLVVNNTSVVVGEHLVDYLLGKDVKVSKIFAPEHGFRGDVSAGGEVEDGLDKQTGLPVYSLYRKNKKPTAEHLSGLDVMVFDIQDVGCRFYTYISTLHYVIEACAENNIPLIVFDRPNPNGDYIAGPIREAGFESFVGLDPIPIVHGCTVGELAKMINGEGWHKASQKCDLTVIPVENYDHSMSYSLPVKPSPNLPNDLSVRLYPSLCFFEATSVSVGRGTDFPFQVLGGLQEELGSFEFTPRSIPGVSVNPLNKNKKCYGIDLRNIQVAPKFTLKYFLEFYEKFGNESDFLTRERWLNLLAGTDKLILQIRQGKTEEEIVESWQVELEEYQLTRKKYLIYPDFE, encoded by the coding sequence GGATATTTTATGTGATTGTTTTATGCTTTTTTATCAGTGGGTGTTCAGCCCGGAAAGAAAAAGATATTGTAGTAGGTGCCGAACGGTCAATGCTGTACCTTAATTTGTTGGGTGATAAGCAAATTGGGTTGGTTGTGAATAATACTTCGGTGGTGGTAGGTGAACACCTGGTTGACTATTTGTTGGGTAAGGACGTTAAGGTGTCAAAAATTTTTGCTCCGGAGCATGGTTTTAGAGGCGATGTTTCGGCAGGAGGCGAAGTGGAAGACGGATTGGACAAACAAACAGGCTTGCCCGTGTATTCTTTGTACCGCAAAAATAAAAAACCTACGGCCGAACATTTAAGTGGCCTCGATGTTATGGTGTTTGATATTCAGGATGTTGGATGCCGCTTTTATACCTATATTTCTACCTTGCATTACGTAATTGAAGCCTGCGCAGAAAACAATATTCCGCTAATTGTTTTTGATCGGCCCAACCCCAATGGCGACTACATAGCCGGCCCAATACGCGAAGCTGGCTTTGAATCTTTTGTAGGCCTCGACCCAATTCCGATAGTACATGGTTGCACAGTTGGAGAGTTGGCAAAAATGATTAATGGTGAGGGCTGGCATAAGGCATCGCAAAAATGCGATTTAACAGTTATTCCTGTTGAAAATTATGACCATTCGATGAGCTACTCCTTACCGGTAAAGCCTTCGCCAAATTTGCCAAACGATTTATCAGTGCGTTTGTATCCTTCGCTATGCTTTTTTGAAGCCACCAGTGTAAGTGTTGGGCGCGGCACTGATTTTCCGTTTCAGGTGCTGGGTGGTTTACAAGAAGAACTGGGTAGTTTTGAATTTACTCCTCGCAGTATCCCGGGCGTTTCGGTAAATCCTCTCAATAAAAACAAAAAATGTTACGGAATTGATTTAAGAAACATACAGGTAGCGCCAAAATTTACCTTGAAATATTTTCTTGAATTTTATGAAAAATTCGGGAATGAGTCAGATTTTCTGACCCGTGAACGTTGGTTAAATCTTTTGGCCGGAACGGACAAGCTTATTCTGCAAATACGCCAGGGAAAAACGGAGGAAGAAATTGTTGAAAGCTGGCAGGTGGAACTGGAGGAATACCAACTTACCCGGAAAAAATATTTGATTTATCCCGACTTTGAATAA